The following are encoded together in the Marinilabiliales bacterium genome:
- a CDS encoding gfo/Idh/MocA family oxidoreductase, which translates to MTQMQNPLSRRKFLGNAAAIGAIGAVSSAALLSSCSRKPKYSAPVFPDRAPDGPVLRAGLIGCGGRGTGAAVNFLDAGPNLQITALGDVFQHRIDQCREELRNSRGVEIPGANCFTGFDAYKGVIDSDIDIVLLCEPPHFRPLTFEYAVQARRHIFAEKPVGVDPVGVRSVMASGRMAESAGLNVVVGTQRRHQRDYVKTFEMVKNGTIGDIISANCYWNQGTLWFTRWQEGWSDMEAMVRDWYNWHWLSGDHIVEQHIHNIDIVNWFVGKHPDKAVGFGGRHSRPTGNQYDFFSVDFGYDDGRHMHSMCRQIDGCANNISELVFGTKGYTNASNTIWDYDGNVVWRYQYPVGEDGQSTGRVAVNPYDQTHINLVTAIRTNSYINETQNICEANMVAIMGRVSAYTGRQTTWEEMMNSNMRLGPSVYEMGPVDVPRVPPVPGSSPA; encoded by the coding sequence CGGCAATGCCGCCGCAATCGGCGCCATTGGTGCCGTTTCATCAGCTGCGCTTCTATCATCATGCAGCAGGAAACCAAAATATTCAGCACCAGTTTTTCCCGACAGGGCGCCTGACGGTCCGGTGCTGAGGGCCGGACTGATAGGATGTGGCGGGCGTGGCACCGGGGCCGCGGTAAATTTTCTTGATGCCGGGCCAAACCTGCAGATAACCGCACTGGGTGATGTATTTCAGCACAGGATAGACCAGTGCCGTGAAGAGCTGAGGAATTCAAGAGGGGTTGAAATACCCGGGGCCAACTGCTTTACAGGTTTTGATGCATATAAAGGGGTTATTGATTCTGACATAGATATAGTCCTTTTGTGTGAACCGCCTCATTTTCGCCCGCTGACCTTTGAGTACGCCGTCCAGGCCCGCAGGCATATCTTTGCCGAAAAGCCTGTAGGTGTAGACCCGGTTGGGGTCCGCTCGGTAATGGCATCGGGAAGGATGGCTGAATCGGCCGGACTGAATGTTGTTGTGGGTACCCAGAGGAGGCATCAGCGCGACTATGTCAAGACCTTCGAAATGGTCAAAAACGGTACAATTGGCGATATTATTTCAGCCAATTGCTACTGGAACCAGGGAACATTATGGTTTACCAGGTGGCAGGAGGGTTGGAGCGACATGGAGGCTATGGTAAGGGACTGGTACAACTGGCACTGGCTCTCAGGCGACCATATCGTTGAGCAGCATATCCATAATATTGACATAGTAAACTGGTTTGTTGGCAAGCATCCTGACAAAGCGGTGGGATTCGGCGGCAGGCATTCACGGCCCACCGGCAACCAGTACGATTTCTTCAGCGTTGATTTCGGCTATGATGACGGCAGGCATATGCACAGTATGTGCCGTCAGATTGACGGATGCGCCAACAACATCTCAGAACTGGTTTTCGGGACAAAAGGCTATACAAACGCCAGCAATACGATATGGGACTATGATGGGAATGTTGTATGGCGTTATCAATATCCTGTCGGAGAAGACGGGCAATCAACAGGCAGGGTTGCGGTAAATCCATATGACCAGACCCACATCAACCTGGTAACGGCAATCCGCACCAACAGCTATATCAATGAAACCCAGAATATATGCGAAGCCAACATGGTTGCGATCATGGGGCGTGTGTCGGCATATACCGGCCGGCAAACAACATGGGAGGAGATGATGAATTCAAACATGAGGCTGGGGCCTTCGGTTTACGAGATGGGTCCGGTCGATGTACCCAGGGTGCCTCCGGTTCCGGGATCTTCTCCGGCATGA
- a CDS encoding site-2 protease family protein — protein sequence MQSRFSLKLGKPFGIKVSIHWTFSLLIAWIVFISVNRGLEFGQIMMHILFILAIFGCVLLHELGHSLAAIKLGGKVQSITLLPIGGMASISEMPEKPRDEFLISAAGPLVNVVIAGLIWFYLSVISPIDMGEITYEVITPGNFLVMLLTANLFIVAFNLIPAFPMDGGRLFRSALSIRMSKLKATRIAKDIGQIFAIMFIITGFFHNPFLIIIGFFILLGAKGEYEMMKYRDILNNYTVRDVIKKDYEELDENDNLATAAEKFAHTSPRGFVVTSGGKYAGILTRNDLIRGLNTNGKEGRVGDLAGGTEEDIDTDMVLFDAFKKMQMKKLDIVPVTEKGKFAGIIELEGINEFFLIRNAIR from the coding sequence ATGCAAAGCAGATTCTCCTTAAAACTGGGCAAACCTTTCGGGATAAAGGTTTCGATACACTGGACCTTCTCATTGCTGATAGCATGGATAGTATTTATAAGCGTGAACAGGGGACTGGAGTTCGGGCAGATAATGATGCACATCCTATTCATACTGGCAATCTTCGGTTGTGTGCTGCTGCATGAGCTCGGACATTCCCTGGCGGCAATTAAGCTGGGAGGCAAGGTGCAGAGCATTACCCTGCTGCCGATAGGCGGTATGGCCAGTATATCTGAAATGCCTGAAAAACCCAGGGACGAATTTCTTATTTCGGCTGCAGGACCATTGGTAAACGTGGTGATTGCCGGTCTTATCTGGTTCTACCTGTCAGTTATCAGTCCGATTGATATGGGTGAAATCACTTACGAAGTGATCACCCCGGGGAACTTCCTGGTAATGCTTCTGACCGCCAACCTGTTTATAGTCGCATTCAATCTTATACCGGCTTTCCCGATGGACGGGGGACGCCTTTTCAGGTCGGCCCTATCAATCAGAATGAGTAAGCTCAAGGCTACACGCATTGCAAAGGATATCGGACAGATATTTGCAATCATGTTCATCATAACAGGCTTCTTCCACAACCCCTTCCTGATAATTATCGGTTTTTTCATACTGCTGGGGGCCAAAGGCGAATACGAGATGATGAAGTACCGTGACATCCTTAATAACTATACAGTAAGGGATGTGATAAAAAAGGATTACGAAGAGCTTGATGAAAACGATAATCTCGCGACAGCTGCCGAGAAGTTTGCCCACACATCACCAAGGGGGTTTGTGGTCACTTCAGGCGGAAAGTATGCCGGGATCCTGACCAGGAACGACCTGATTCGCGGACTGAACACAAATGGTAAAGAGGGCCGTGTTGGTGATCTGGCCGGTGGCACTGAAGAAGATATAGACACAGATATGGTACTATTCGATGCTTTCAAAAAAATGCAGATGAAAAAGCTTGATATAGTGCCTGTAACAGAAAAGGGCAAATTCGCCGGAATAATTGAGCTTGAAGGTATAAATGAGTTCTTCCTGATCCGTAACGCTATCCGATGA
- a CDS encoding sigma-54-dependent Fis family transcriptional regulator has protein sequence MPKNNYILVIDDDTYICNILKKYLEQNDFKVDITYKGAAAKELIAQNHYDIILCDYRLPDYDGMHILRYTRSVKPLIPVVIMTAYAEISKAVELIKSGAFDYIVKPMQPEMVIEVLNRALDRNSQVKSVASFSESFIQGNSEKMLEVMQHVEIVASTDITVMIEGETGSGKEFIARAIHHSSNRSKAPFIPVDCGAIPGELANSVLFGHVKGSFTGAVNDKTGYFQEAKGGTLFLDEVGNLSYENQVKILRALQEKTVTRIGDNKAQRVDIRLIAASNENLHEKVEAGEFREDLYHRLNEFMIKVPALRSRREDIIEFAGQFINQANKAFNKSVQGLDDEARELLLKYEWPGNIRELQNVIKRAVLLSPEDVINPGLFPDELRLPLSGLSSGLSEKPSGAEFTDLKSATYVNERELIQNALEKTNNNKSRAARLLGIDRKTLYNKIRLYNLKQKD, from the coding sequence ATGCCAAAGAATAATTACATCCTGGTAATTGACGATGATACATACATCTGCAATATTCTTAAAAAGTATCTGGAGCAAAATGATTTTAAAGTTGATATAACCTATAAAGGTGCGGCCGCCAAGGAACTGATAGCTCAAAATCATTACGATATCATATTATGTGATTACCGTCTTCCTGACTATGACGGCATGCATATACTCAGGTATACGCGGTCGGTAAAACCTTTAATCCCGGTTGTCATTATGACAGCCTATGCTGAAATAAGCAAAGCCGTAGAATTGATCAAATCAGGTGCTTTCGACTACATAGTCAAGCCCATGCAACCTGAAATGGTAATTGAGGTTTTAAACCGGGCACTGGACAGGAACAGCCAGGTAAAGTCAGTCGCGTCATTTTCTGAAAGCTTTATCCAGGGTAACAGCGAAAAAATGCTTGAGGTCATGCAACATGTTGAGATTGTTGCATCAACCGATATTACCGTGATGATAGAAGGTGAGACCGGCTCAGGCAAGGAATTCATTGCCCGCGCAATTCACCATTCCAGTAATCGCAGCAAAGCACCTTTTATACCTGTCGATTGCGGTGCAATTCCGGGAGAGCTTGCCAACAGTGTTTTGTTCGGACACGTAAAAGGGTCATTTACAGGAGCCGTCAATGACAAGACCGGTTATTTTCAGGAAGCTAAAGGCGGCACCCTCTTCCTGGATGAGGTCGGAAACCTTTCCTATGAAAACCAGGTTAAGATTTTACGGGCACTTCAGGAGAAAACGGTTACCAGGATTGGAGACAACAAGGCACAGAGGGTTGATATACGACTGATTGCTGCCTCCAATGAAAACCTTCATGAAAAGGTTGAAGCCGGTGAATTCAGGGAAGATCTGTATCACCGGTTAAATGAATTCATGATAAAGGTTCCTGCTTTGCGTAGCCGCAGGGAAGATATTATTGAATTTGCCGGACAATTTATAAATCAGGCCAATAAGGCTTTTAACAAGAGCGTGCAGGGCTTGGATGATGAGGCAAGAGAACTTCTGCTTAAATATGAATGGCCCGGGAATATACGCGAGCTTCAGAATGTTATAAAAAGGGCAGTTTTGCTCAGCCCGGAGGATGTTATAAACCCCGGATTGTTTCCTGATGAGCTAAGGCTGCCCTTATCCGGCCTGAGCAGCGGGTTATCCGAAAAACCTTCCGGCGCAGAATTTACAGACCTCAAATCAGCAACCTATGTAAATGAAAGGGAACTGATACAGAATGCTCTTGAAAAAACAAATAATAACAAGTCACGGGCTGCACGGCTCCTTGGCATTGACCGTAAAACGCTATATAACAAAATAAGGTTATATAATCTGAAACAAAAGGATTAG
- a CDS encoding response regulator, producing the protein MNNPNEIRYLRELFKSGQAETETALIVKGSFDVLGVFILAADINGRIVFMNKRACEVLEMPGADVWSELSFTDLLIDKDEKERVKSGINSLLAGGQAQSMKSSYRLQSRSGSERIIEAQTIKVDEDGTIKGILIAGKDFTEYSRTSEILKKDFDLYRVILNTIPGLNIFVFDNELRFILAEGNRLKESGPSSKYFIDKKLNEIPDRNLAKKWEEYLPEVLDGKRIEKEYKLKSNHYLLIGQPLTFEDNQVSTGIIIVRNITEEKLTEKILKRSKDEAVKAGKAKNRFLARVTHEIRTPLNAIMGFTEQLSNTELSPTQKKYVKIIDRSSELLLSLVNDILVMSKIEAGQISFERNVFSLRNSVEFVFKALSSKAERKNLGFRYKIDEKADRVIRGDPIRLQQILMNMLSNAIKFTKKGDVELACSTQKETDRDISIRFDVIDTGIGISEKHLKDIFNQYKRGDEEIEKIYEGTGIGLAICKNLIELQNGSLSVSSRKGTGTTFSFTLTYEKASEKDMLSSGNDNDNKEKLKGIRILLVDDDSLNLLLGKTILDKLNCTYDIADSGSRALDKIKNNRYDLILLDIHMPDIDGIKVAKHVRVKLKDNQTRIIAMTAAALRDDVMQFEKTGINDFIIKPFKEEYLFNKICYVMGREPTGFKESKTEIILKKEISPKPYNLAELQKMAGNDTEFMKQTLKLFIDNSNQAIERFRYYISEGNLEQIGETAHKLLPSYRHLEAQAVVRKLLILKKNALISKNHEGIEKLVDDTITEMKKVLSELKKEITPSEEQ; encoded by the coding sequence ATGAACAATCCAAATGAGATCAGGTATTTGAGAGAGTTGTTTAAATCAGGACAGGCCGAAACAGAGACTGCACTTATTGTTAAAGGCAGTTTTGATGTACTCGGGGTTTTTATTCTTGCAGCAGACATTAACGGAAGAATTGTATTCATGAATAAAAGGGCATGTGAAGTCCTGGAAATGCCAGGTGCCGATGTCTGGTCAGAACTCAGTTTTACCGACCTGCTTATAGATAAGGATGAAAAAGAAAGGGTGAAATCCGGGATCAACAGTCTTCTGGCCGGCGGACAAGCTCAAAGCATGAAATCTTCATACAGGCTGCAATCACGTTCCGGAAGTGAGCGTATCATTGAGGCACAAACAATTAAAGTTGATGAAGACGGCACTATCAAAGGAATCCTGATTGCCGGGAAAGATTTTACTGAATATTCCAGAACCAGTGAAATCCTCAAAAAAGACTTTGACCTCTACCGTGTAATTCTGAACACAATTCCCGGGTTGAATATCTTTGTTTTTGACAATGAATTAAGGTTCATCCTGGCCGAAGGAAACAGATTGAAAGAATCGGGACCTTCATCGAAGTATTTCATTGATAAAAAGTTAAATGAGATACCTGACAGGAATCTGGCGAAGAAATGGGAGGAATATTTACCGGAAGTTCTTGACGGAAAGAGAATAGAAAAAGAATACAAACTAAAGAGTAATCATTACCTCTTAATTGGCCAGCCCCTCACTTTCGAAGATAATCAGGTAAGCACCGGTATAATAATTGTTAGAAATATTACTGAAGAAAAACTTACAGAGAAAATTCTGAAAAGATCAAAGGATGAAGCTGTAAAAGCAGGAAAGGCAAAAAATCGTTTTCTGGCGAGGGTCACGCATGAGATCAGAACTCCGCTTAATGCAATAATGGGCTTTACTGAACAATTAAGCAACACTGAACTTTCTCCAACACAAAAAAAATATGTAAAAATTATCGACAGGTCTTCCGAGCTGTTGCTTTCACTTGTGAATGATATACTTGTGATGTCAAAGATCGAGGCTGGCCAGATCAGCTTTGAAAGGAATGTTTTCAGTTTACGAAACTCTGTGGAGTTTGTATTCAAAGCCTTGTCGTCGAAGGCCGAACGTAAAAATTTAGGTTTCAGATACAAAATAGATGAAAAAGCAGACAGGGTCATAAGGGGCGACCCCATCAGGCTGCAGCAGATACTAATGAATATGCTGAGCAATGCCATAAAATTTACAAAAAAGGGAGATGTTGAGCTGGCATGTTCAACACAAAAGGAAACTGACAGGGATATAAGTATCAGGTTCGATGTTATTGACACCGGAATAGGTATTTCCGAAAAACACCTTAAAGATATATTCAACCAGTATAAACGCGGAGATGAGGAAATTGAGAAGATTTATGAGGGGACCGGGATCGGACTTGCCATATGCAAAAACCTGATTGAGCTGCAAAACGGAAGTCTTTCAGTCTCAAGCCGGAAAGGAACCGGGACCACTTTCAGTTTTACTCTTACATATGAGAAAGCGAGTGAGAAGGATATGCTTTCCTCCGGCAATGATAACGATAACAAAGAGAAGTTAAAAGGGATCAGAATACTCCTGGTTGATGATGACAGCCTGAACCTTCTGCTCGGCAAGACGATCCTTGATAAATTAAACTGCACTTATGATATTGCAGACAGCGGATCGCGGGCTTTGGATAAGATCAAAAACAACAGGTATGACCTGATACTCCTTGACATTCATATGCCCGATATTGACGGAATAAAAGTTGCGAAACACGTCCGTGTTAAATTAAAGGACAATCAAACACGCATTATCGCCATGACAGCTGCCGCCCTAAGGGATGATGTAATGCAATTTGAAAAAACCGGCATCAATGATTTTATAATAAAGCCCTTTAAAGAGGAATACCTTTTTAATAAAATATGTTACGTTATGGGCCGGGAACCAACCGGGTTTAAAGAATCAAAAACCGAAATAATCCTCAAAAAGGAGATAAGTCCCAAGCCTTACAACCTGGCAGAGCTTCAGAAAATGGCAGGCAATGACACAGAATTCATGAAGCAGACACTCAAACTATTCATTGATAACTCAAATCAGGCAATTGAAAGATTCAGGTACTATATTTCGGAGGGAAACCTTGAGCAGATTGGAGAAACAGCCCATAAGCTACTGCCCTCATACAGGCATCTGGAGGCTCAGGCAGTAGTGCGCAAATTACTAATTCTCAAGAAAAATGCTTTAATATCAAAAAACCATGAAGGTATTGAGAAACTGGTTGATGATACGATCACTGAAATGAAAAAGGTGCTGTCTGAATTAAAAAAGGAGATTACGCCTTCAGAGGAACAATAG
- the lpdA gene encoding dihydrolipoyl dehydrogenase has protein sequence MDKKQLIVLGAGPGGYAAAFQAANLGIDVTLIDPKPDPGGVCLFHGCIPTKALLHFARIREEAEHAGEWGLSFSGLKVDIDKVRAWKESVVKQLTGGLGQLAKSRKVSYMQGTAILTGRNSIEFTPVDGKKGGSGSKKQEIEFENLIIATGATPSEIQGLDFDGDRVMNAEAALELKDVPKKLLVVGAGYIGLEMSVIYKSLGSDITIAEFTPDILPGTDADLREVFKKERKDLMEKIMFNTKVASGSVKGKKVTVEFENADGKKSSGTFDRVLVSIGGRPNTSGIGLEEAGVEADDRGFVKVDLVRRTNVNGIYAIGDVTGQPMLAHKASHEGRVAAEHIAGHKTAYEPKAIPAVVFTDPEIAWTGLTETEAKEQGIEYEVAKFPWAASGRAVTLGVKNGLTKLLIDPKTDRLLGAAMVGKDAGSLVSEATLAIEMGAVARDLELTVHPHPTLSETIMEAAEVYYGHATHIHKRKK, from the coding sequence ATGGACAAAAAGCAACTTATAGTTCTGGGTGCCGGACCGGGGGGATATGCCGCTGCGTTCCAGGCGGCCAACCTCGGTATTGACGTAACGCTCATAGACCCCAAACCCGACCCCGGGGGAGTGTGCCTCTTTCATGGCTGCATACCCACAAAGGCGCTTCTCCATTTTGCACGTATCAGGGAGGAGGCGGAGCATGCCGGTGAATGGGGACTCAGTTTTTCAGGGCTGAAAGTGGATATTGACAAGGTCAGGGCCTGGAAGGAGTCGGTTGTCAAACAACTGACTGGGGGACTGGGACAGCTGGCGAAAAGCCGGAAAGTAAGCTACATGCAGGGAACGGCCATACTTACAGGCCGCAACAGTATTGAATTCACTCCCGTTGATGGCAAAAAAGGCGGGTCAGGAAGCAAGAAGCAGGAGATTGAGTTTGAAAACCTTATCATTGCCACGGGTGCCACACCCAGCGAAATTCAGGGATTGGACTTTGACGGCGACAGGGTTATGAATGCCGAGGCAGCCCTCGAACTGAAGGACGTGCCCAAAAAACTCCTGGTGGTGGGCGCCGGTTATATCGGACTCGAGATGAGCGTAATATATAAGTCTCTCGGATCGGATATTACAATTGCCGAGTTTACACCCGACATACTGCCGGGTACCGATGCCGACCTCAGGGAGGTGTTCAAAAAGGAGCGCAAGGACCTGATGGAAAAGATTATGTTCAACACAAAGGTCGCCTCCGGCTCCGTCAAGGGCAAAAAGGTCACCGTTGAATTTGAGAATGCAGATGGTAAAAAAAGCAGCGGCACCTTTGACAGGGTGCTTGTTTCAATAGGCGGCAGGCCAAACACTTCGGGTATCGGACTTGAAGAGGCGGGAGTTGAGGCCGATGACAGGGGTTTTGTAAAAGTCGATCTGGTTCGCCGCACCAATGTGAACGGCATCTATGCCATAGGCGATGTTACCGGTCAGCCGATGCTGGCCCACAAGGCATCGCATGAGGGCCGGGTGGCAGCCGAACATATCGCGGGGCACAAGACGGCATACGAACCTAAGGCAATCCCTGCCGTGGTATTTACCGATCCTGAGATCGCGTGGACCGGACTTACCGAGACCGAAGCGAAGGAACAGGGGATTGAGTATGAAGTGGCTAAATTCCCCTGGGCAGCGTCGGGCAGGGCCGTTACACTCGGGGTAAAGAACGGTCTGACCAAGCTTTTAATAGATCCGAAGACCGACCGTCTGCTTGGTGCGGCAATGGTGGGTAAGGATGCCGGCAGCCTGGTATCGGAGGCCACACTGGCCATTGAGATGGGAGCTGTGGCGCGGGACCTGGAACTTACGGTGCACCCCCACCCCACCCTCTCAGAGACGATCATGGAAGCCGCCGAGGTCTACTACGGCCACGCAACCCATATCCATAAAAGGAAAAAATAG